In Azospirillaceae bacterium, the following proteins share a genomic window:
- a CDS encoding transporter substrate-binding domain-containing protein translates to MRIRPLLVVAALAAGLYGNAAMAQRLGVVEVPPWAIKDASGAATSGIGVDVAKVLKERTGLPIEIQIVPFARMSDYMRSGELDFALTTYSQAGEAAGPYVADAFKFPLVVVARPGIDVAKYEDLKKLGSVGIIRGSRYGEPFDSDPEIKRSDENSVDGMLRKLAAERLDGVAGSAVALYYTARQLGQEQALGKSVTLLNSKVSLQKSNAFSDQAATDKIAKALADMSADGTIAGVLQKYIGSVPGM, encoded by the coding sequence ATGCGCATCCGTCCCCTGCTCGTTGTGGCCGCCCTGGCCGCCGGTCTTTACGGCAATGCTGCCATGGCACAACGCCTTGGTGTCGTCGAAGTGCCGCCCTGGGCCATCAAGGACGCGTCGGGCGCGGCCACGTCCGGCATCGGTGTCGACGTTGCCAAGGTCCTGAAGGAACGGACCGGTCTTCCGATCGAAATCCAAATCGTTCCGTTCGCACGGATGAGCGACTACATGCGCAGCGGCGAACTGGACTTCGCGCTGACGACCTATTCGCAGGCCGGCGAGGCCGCCGGTCCGTATGTGGCCGACGCGTTCAAGTTTCCCCTGGTGGTTGTGGCCCGGCCCGGCATCGACGTCGCCAAGTACGAGGATCTGAAGAAGCTCGGCTCGGTGGGCATCATCCGCGGATCACGGTACGGCGAGCCGTTCGACAGCGACCCCGAGATCAAGCGGTCCGACGAGAACAGTGTGGACGGCATGCTGCGGAAGCTGGCGGCCGAGCGGTTGGACGGGGTCGCCGGCTCGGCGGTCGCCCTCTACTACACGGCCCGTCAGCTGGGTCAGGAGCAGGCCCTGGGTAAGTCGGTCACGCTGCTCAATTCGAAGGTCAGCCTGCAGAAGTCGAATGCCTTCTCGGACCAGGCGGCCACCGACAAGATCGCCAAGGCTCTGGCCGACATGTCCGCCGACGGCACGATCGCCGGAGTCCTGCAAAAGTACATCGGGTCGGTTCCCGGCATGTGA
- the sugE gene encoding quaternary ammonium compound efflux SMR transporter SugE gives MAWIVLFFAGVLEVGWAVGLKYTEGFSRPLPTILTIASMAGSLGLLGLALKSLPLGTAYAVWTGVGTVGTAVLGIVLFGETATALRLACIGLIVAGIVGLKLVSPN, from the coding sequence ATGGCATGGATCGTCCTGTTCTTCGCAGGCGTCTTGGAGGTCGGTTGGGCGGTCGGCCTCAAATACACCGAGGGCTTCTCGCGGCCTCTGCCCACCATTCTCACCATTGCCAGCATGGCCGGAAGCCTCGGCCTTCTCGGTCTTGCGCTGAAGAGCCTGCCGTTGGGAACGGCCTACGCCGTGTGGACGGGGGTCGGAACGGTCGGCACGGCCGTTCTGGGCATCGTCCTGTTCGGCGAGACGGCAACGGCGTTACGCCTGGCCTGCATCGGCCTGATCGTTGCCGGTATCGTCGGCCTCAAGCTGGTGTCGCCCAACTGA
- a CDS encoding MBL fold metallo-hydrolase, whose translation MTSLTGARGGRTTAPSDHFDGRRFFNPGVDTDKRLADLWRMWRSGARAAWPERVENRRHAPPGPVEPGGVSVTFVGHATFLLRVGGLTLLTDPVFSACAGPFGRLGPRRVRDPGLPLADLPRIDAVLLSHNHYDHMDIPSLAGLRARSSPRVLTGLGNGRYLARAGIRDAVEMDWWDRATLPDNTTVTYVPAQHWSARSPFDRRRALWGGFMVEAGGLRILFAGDSGYGAHFAAIRARLGAPDLALLPIGAYEPRWFMAAQHMNPREAVLAHRDLGAGRSVAMHFGTFQLTDEAMDAPLHDLAAAKADLGIPDERFVALDVGETMTMRPVSWATPA comes from the coding sequence ATGACGAGCTTAACAGGCGCCCGCGGCGGTCGGACAACCGCCCCCAGCGACCATTTCGACGGCCGCCGCTTCTTCAATCCCGGTGTGGACACCGACAAGCGCCTCGCCGACCTTTGGCGCATGTGGCGGTCCGGGGCGCGTGCGGCATGGCCCGAGCGGGTCGAAAACCGCCGTCATGCCCCGCCCGGCCCGGTCGAACCGGGCGGCGTGTCCGTCACCTTCGTCGGCCACGCCACCTTCCTGCTGCGGGTCGGCGGGCTGACGCTGTTGACGGACCCGGTCTTCTCCGCCTGCGCCGGCCCGTTCGGCCGCCTGGGGCCCCGCCGGGTGCGCGATCCCGGCCTGCCCCTGGCGGATCTGCCACGGATCGATGCGGTCCTGCTCAGCCACAACCACTACGACCACATGGACATCCCGAGCCTGGCGGGTTTGCGCGCGCGCTCGTCCCCGCGGGTCCTGACCGGGCTGGGAAACGGCCGGTACCTGGCCCGCGCGGGCATCCGCGATGCGGTGGAGATGGACTGGTGGGACCGGGCGACGCTGCCGGACAACACAACCGTCACCTACGTGCCGGCGCAGCACTGGTCCGCCCGCAGCCCCTTCGACCGTCGACGGGCGCTATGGGGCGGGTTCATGGTGGAAGCGGGCGGCCTGCGCATCCTGTTCGCCGGCGACAGCGGCTACGGCGCCCACTTCGCGGCGATCCGGGCGCGGCTCGGCGCCCCCGATCTGGCCCTGCTGCCGATCGGCGCCTACGAGCCACGCTGGTTCATGGCCGCCCAGCACATGAACCCGCGCGAGGCGGTGCTTGCGCACAGGGATCTTGGTGCCGGGCGCAGCGTGGCGATGCACTTCGGGACCTTCCAACTGACCGACGAGGCGATGGACGCGCCGCTTCACGACCTTGCGGCGGCGAAGGCCGACCTCGGCATCCCGGACGAGCGGTTCGTGGCACTGGACGTGGGCGAGACGATGACGATGCGCCCCGTCAGTTGGGCGACACCAGCTTGA
- a CDS encoding DUF1194 domain-containing protein, producing the protein MRFVLLAVAFLTAATGRAAAQAASPAGAEVPVDLELVLAVDVSGSVDPSEARLQRDGYVAALTDPEIIHVIRGGFLGRIVVTYVEWAGPATQRTVVPWRVIADEASALEFVDLVKEAPFRSARGTSISGAIDFGATLFEPNGFDGIRRVIDVSGDGVNNGGRDVRAARDDAVARGITINGLPVMPGSEQADGRPQGLSAGGWTPPDLDLYYERNVIGGPGAFMVPAHSFEDFGRAVKAKLVREIAGGPASGKAASGPVRPVR; encoded by the coding sequence ATGCGGTTCGTCCTGCTCGCCGTGGCTTTCCTGACCGCAGCCACCGGCCGCGCGGCGGCACAGGCCGCATCCCCGGCCGGAGCGGAGGTGCCGGTCGATCTTGAACTGGTGCTCGCGGTCGACGTGTCCGGCAGCGTGGATCCGTCCGAAGCCCGGCTTCAGCGCGATGGCTACGTCGCGGCACTGACCGATCCCGAAATCATCCACGTCATCCGCGGCGGGTTTCTGGGGCGTATCGTCGTGACCTATGTCGAATGGGCCGGCCCGGCGACCCAGCGCACCGTGGTGCCCTGGCGCGTCATCGCGGACGAGGCGTCGGCACTGGAATTCGTCGATCTGGTCAAGGAGGCGCCGTTCCGGTCCGCCCGCGGCACGTCCATCTCCGGTGCCATCGATTTCGGGGCCACACTGTTCGAGCCCAACGGCTTCGACGGGATCCGCCGCGTCATCGACGTGTCCGGCGACGGGGTGAACAATGGCGGGCGCGACGTGCGGGCCGCCCGCGACGATGCGGTGGCCCGCGGCATCACCATCAACGGCCTGCCCGTCATGCCGGGCTCCGAGCAGGCCGATGGACGGCCGCAGGGGCTTTCGGCCGGCGGTTGGACGCCGCCGGACCTCGACCTCTATTACGAACGCAATGTCATCGGCGGGCCGGGCGCATTCATGGTGCCCGCCCACAGCTTCGAGGATTTCGGGCGGGCGGTGAAGGCCAAGCTGGTGCGCGAGATCGCCGGCGGCCCGGCGTCGGGGAAGGCGGCGAGCGGACCGGTGCGTCCGGTCCGGTGA
- a CDS encoding NAD(P)-dependent oxidoreductase: protein MTSTPDIRPGRKTPEDCADAFRDLHAPLDRHEARLAAERCLFCYDAPCVTACPTSIDIPLFIRQIQTGNPLGAARTILDANIFGGMCARVCPTETLCEEACVRNASEGEPVEIGRLQRFATDAMMASGRQPYRAGPPTGKRIAVVGAGPAGLSCAHKLATLGHAVTVFDAREKPGGLNEYGIAAYKAVEDFAQAEVAFLLEVGNIELRQGARLGRDMTLADLRRDFDAVFLGLGLGATNALGIDTAGVAGVADAVDFIAALRQTRDLSTLPVGRRLVVVGGGMTAIDAAVQAKKLGAEEVTIAYRRGAAQMGASRWEQELAQTEGVLIRHWVRPAQLRVEEGVLKGVVLAATAERDGRLVDTGETLTVPCDQLFKAIGQVFVPTDLDGSGGLLELSGGRIVVDDDRRTTLDGVWAGGDCVAGGRDLTVVAVEDGKRAAVSIDRALRPPVALAAE from the coding sequence ATGACCTCGACGCCGGACATTCGTCCCGGACGGAAGACGCCCGAGGACTGCGCGGACGCCTTCCGCGACCTGCATGCCCCCCTGGATCGGCACGAGGCCCGGCTGGCGGCCGAACGGTGCCTGTTCTGCTACGACGCGCCCTGCGTCACGGCATGCCCGACCTCCATCGACATTCCGCTGTTCATCCGGCAGATCCAGACCGGGAACCCGTTGGGGGCCGCCAGGACGATCCTCGACGCGAACATCTTCGGCGGCATGTGCGCTCGCGTCTGCCCGACCGAGACGCTGTGCGAGGAAGCCTGCGTCCGCAACGCGTCGGAGGGGGAGCCGGTGGAAATCGGCCGGCTGCAACGCTTCGCCACCGACGCGATGATGGCCTCGGGCCGGCAGCCCTACCGGGCGGGGCCGCCGACCGGCAAGCGGATCGCGGTGGTCGGTGCCGGCCCCGCCGGCCTGTCCTGCGCGCACAAGCTGGCGACCCTGGGCCATGCGGTCACCGTCTTCGACGCGCGCGAGAAGCCCGGCGGGCTGAACGAGTACGGCATCGCCGCCTACAAGGCGGTCGAGGATTTCGCCCAGGCGGAGGTGGCGTTCCTCCTGGAGGTGGGCAACATCGAACTGCGCCAGGGGGCCCGGCTCGGCCGCGACATGACGCTGGCCGACCTGCGCCGCGACTTCGACGCCGTCTTCCTCGGCCTGGGGTTGGGCGCCACCAATGCGTTGGGCATCGACACGGCGGGTGTCGCCGGGGTGGCCGACGCCGTCGACTTCATCGCCGCCCTCCGCCAGACCAGGGACCTGTCGACGTTGCCGGTCGGCCGCCGGCTGGTGGTGGTCGGCGGCGGCATGACGGCGATCGATGCCGCGGTCCAGGCCAAGAAGCTGGGGGCGGAGGAGGTGACCATCGCCTACCGCCGCGGCGCGGCGCAGATGGGCGCCAGCCGGTGGGAGCAGGAGTTGGCCCAGACCGAGGGCGTGCTGATCCGCCATTGGGTCCGGCCGGCGCAGCTTCGGGTGGAGGAGGGGGTCCTGAAGGGCGTGGTCCTGGCCGCGACCGCGGAACGGGACGGGCGTTTGGTGGACACCGGGGAAACGCTCACGGTGCCGTGCGACCAGTTGTTCAAGGCGATCGGCCAGGTGTTCGTGCCCACCGACCTGGACGGCTCCGGTGGGCTTCTGGAGCTGTCGGGTGGCCGCATCGTGGTGGACGACGACCGGCGCACGACGCTGGACGGCGTGTGGGCCGGCGGCGACTGCGTGGCCGGCGGACGCGACCTGACCGTGGTCGCGGTGGAGGACGGCAAGCGTGCCGCGGTCTCCATCGACAGGGCGCTGCGTCCGCCGGTGGCCCTGGCGGCCGAGTAG
- the preA gene encoding NAD-dependent dihydropyrimidine dehydrogenase subunit PreA: MADLSVDFCGIKSPNPFWLASAPPTDKAYNVERAFRAGWGGVVWKTLGEDPPVVNVSGPRYGAIHGPDRRVIGFNNIELISDRPLEVNLREITEVKRKFPDRAMVVSLMVPCEEESWKAILKRVEETGADGIELNFGCPHGMSERGMGSAVGQVPEYVEMVARWCKTHSRMPVIVKLTPNISDIRRPAEAALRGGADAVSLINTVNSIMGVDLDAMAPAPHTDGKGSHGGMCGPAVKPIALNMVAEIARNPATRGLPISGIGGIETWRDAAEFMALGAGTVQVCTAAMVYGFKIVQEMISGLEAFMDEKGFTRVSDFVGRAVPNVTDWQYLNLNYAVKARIDQDLCISCGRCHIACEDTSHQAITSMKDGVRHFEVIDEECVGCNLCATVCPVENCITMVPLVNEVDKRTGRMVDGSYRNWTEHPNNPMAPKKLEPAE, from the coding sequence ATGGCCGACCTTTCTGTCGATTTCTGCGGGATCAAGTCGCCGAACCCGTTCTGGCTGGCGTCCGCGCCGCCGACCGACAAGGCGTACAATGTGGAGCGCGCGTTCCGGGCCGGGTGGGGCGGGGTGGTCTGGAAGACGCTTGGCGAGGACCCGCCCGTCGTCAACGTGTCCGGTCCGCGCTACGGCGCCATCCACGGGCCGGACCGCCGGGTGATCGGCTTCAACAACATCGAGCTGATCAGCGACCGCCCGCTGGAGGTGAATCTCCGCGAGATCACGGAGGTGAAGCGCAAGTTCCCCGACCGGGCCATGGTCGTCTCGCTGATGGTCCCGTGCGAGGAGGAAAGCTGGAAGGCCATCCTGAAGCGCGTGGAGGAAACCGGGGCGGACGGGATCGAACTGAACTTCGGCTGTCCGCACGGCATGTCCGAACGCGGCATGGGGTCGGCGGTGGGCCAGGTGCCCGAATACGTCGAGATGGTCGCGCGTTGGTGCAAGACGCACTCGCGGATGCCGGTGATCGTGAAGCTGACGCCCAACATCTCGGACATCCGGCGCCCGGCCGAGGCGGCCCTGCGCGGTGGTGCGGATGCGGTGTCGCTGATCAACACCGTCAACTCGATCATGGGCGTGGACCTGGACGCCATGGCGCCGGCCCCGCACACCGACGGCAAGGGGTCCCACGGCGGCATGTGCGGCCCGGCGGTGAAGCCCATCGCCCTGAACATGGTGGCCGAGATCGCCCGCAACCCGGCGACCCGCGGCCTGCCCATCTCCGGGATCGGCGGCATCGAGACCTGGCGCGACGCGGCGGAGTTCATGGCATTGGGCGCCGGCACCGTGCAGGTGTGCACGGCGGCCATGGTCTATGGCTTCAAGATCGTCCAGGAGATGATCTCCGGCCTGGAAGCCTTCATGGACGAAAAGGGCTTCACCCGCGTGTCCGACTTCGTCGGCAGGGCCGTGCCGAACGTCACGGACTGGCAGTACCTGAACCTGAACTACGCGGTGAAGGCGCGGATCGACCAGGACCTGTGCATCAGCTGCGGCCGCTGCCACATCGCCTGCGAGGACACCTCGCACCAGGCGATCACGTCCATGAAGGACGGCGTGCGCCACTTCGAGGTGATCGACGAGGAATGCGTCGGCTGCAACCTGTGCGCCACGGTGTGCCCGGTCGAAAACTGCATCACCATGGTCCCGCTGGTGAACGAGGTCGACAAGCGCACCGGGCGCATGGTCGACGGCTCGTATCGGAATTGGACCGAGCACCCGAACAATCCGATGGCGCCGAAGAAGCTGGAACCGGCGGAGTGA
- the rutR gene encoding HTH-type transcriptional regulator RutR, translated as MRGQAKVVRTKAATVRTGGTGRKTRAGAANVDRILDAALAVFAAYGFHGARVGQIAEAAGLSKPNLLYYFASKEALYLALLERTLEAWLAPLAGLDPARDPEAALTDYIAAKFAMSRADPLASRLFAMEILQGAPRLLPVLEGELARMVAAKCRVIEGWIAEGRLAPIDPKHLIFMIWATTQHYADFATQVRAVAGRDLGDDAFHAETVAAVTRVLIQGVLPRT; from the coding sequence ATGCGCGGGCAGGCGAAAGTGGTGCGGACCAAGGCGGCCACGGTGCGAACGGGTGGAACCGGCCGCAAGACCCGCGCCGGCGCCGCGAATGTGGACCGCATCCTGGATGCGGCCCTGGCGGTGTTCGCCGCCTACGGCTTCCACGGCGCCCGGGTCGGGCAGATCGCGGAAGCCGCCGGCCTGTCCAAGCCGAACCTGCTCTACTACTTCGCCTCCAAGGAGGCGCTGTACCTGGCCCTGCTGGAACGCACGTTGGAAGCCTGGCTCGCCCCGTTGGCCGGGTTGGACCCGGCCCGCGATCCCGAAGCGGCGCTGACCGACTACATCGCGGCCAAATTCGCGATGTCGCGGGCCGATCCCCTGGCCTCGCGCCTGTTCGCCATGGAAATCCTGCAAGGCGCGCCACGCCTGCTGCCGGTCCTCGAAGGCGAGCTGGCCCGCATGGTCGCCGCCAAATGCCGGGTGATCGAAGGTTGGATCGCCGAAGGGCGCTTGGCGCCAATCGATCCCAAGCACCTGATCTTCATGATCTGGGCGACGACCCAGCACTACGCCGACTTCGCGACCCAGGTCCGCGCCGTCGCCGGCCGGGACCTGGGCGACGACGCGTTCCATGCCGAAACCGTCGCGGCGGTCACCCGGGTTCTGATCCAGGGCGTGCTGCCGCGAACGTAG
- a CDS encoding ABC transporter ATP-binding protein, with protein sequence MVARGPVPAEPEARSASKAAVIEARGLSLTFDTADGPVYALSNVDLAIEEGEFVSFIGPSGCGKTTLLRVIADLEQATSGEIRVNGSTPEVARLRRDYGYVFQAPGLYPWRTIEGNVMLPLEIMGLPRAERRERARRQLELVNLKGFERKFPWQLSGGMQQRASIARALSFDPKLLLMDEPFGALDEIVRDHLNEQLLRLWAATRKTVVFVTHSIPEAVFLSTRIVVMSPRPGRIIDIVPCDLGAERTLEIRETPEFLKIAHRVREGLRAGRSYDE encoded by the coding sequence ATGGTCGCACGCGGTCCCGTCCCCGCCGAACCCGAAGCGCGCAGCGCTTCGAAGGCCGCCGTGATCGAGGCGCGCGGCCTGTCGCTGACCTTCGACACCGCCGACGGGCCGGTCTATGCCCTGTCCAACGTGGACCTCGCCATCGAGGAGGGGGAGTTCGTCTCCTTCATCGGGCCCAGCGGCTGCGGCAAGACCACGTTGCTGCGCGTCATCGCCGACCTGGAGCAGGCGACGTCCGGCGAGATCCGGGTCAACGGTTCGACGCCCGAGGTGGCCCGCCTGCGCCGCGACTACGGCTACGTGTTCCAGGCGCCGGGGCTCTACCCCTGGCGGACCATCGAGGGCAACGTGATGCTGCCGCTCGAAATCATGGGGCTGCCCCGGGCCGAGCGGCGGGAACGCGCCCGCCGCCAGTTGGAGCTGGTGAACCTGAAAGGCTTCGAGCGCAAGTTCCCCTGGCAACTGTCCGGCGGCATGCAGCAGCGCGCGTCCATCGCCCGGGCCCTGTCCTTCGACCCCAAGCTCCTGTTGATGGACGAGCCGTTCGGCGCGCTGGACGAGATCGTCCGCGACCACCTGAACGAACAGTTGCTCCGGCTTTGGGCGGCGACGCGCAAGACGGTGGTCTTCGTCACCCACTCGATCCCCGAGGCGGTGTTCCTGTCCACCCGCATCGTCGTCATGTCGCCCCGTCCCGGGCGCATCATCGACATCGTGCCGTGCGACCTGGGCGCCGAACGTACGCTGGAGATCCGCGAGACGCCGGAATTCCTGAAGATCGCGCACCGTGTGCGCGAAGGGCTGCGGGCGGGGCGTTCCTATGACGAGTAG
- a CDS encoding ABC transporter permease, with product MPVTVVVLAIVALWYAAAVGMNWQVIADAKARAGEAVSTAEMVALTLAHDRPILPAPHQIVQELWKTVVDTPTTSRRSLVFHGSVTLSSAMAGFAIGTLLGIVLAVLIVHVRSLEKSLLPWIIASQTVPILAVAPIVIVALGSAGFTGLLPKAVISAYLCFFPVTIGMVKGLTSPDVLARDLMRTYSATRWQTFWKLRLPASVPFLFASLKVAVAISIVGAIVGELPTGAQAGLGARLLAGSYYGQTVQIWAALFAAAILASVLVGLIGGVERATTRWMGARPADGRPQGGRS from the coding sequence GTGCCGGTCACGGTCGTGGTGCTGGCCATCGTGGCGCTGTGGTACGCGGCGGCCGTCGGCATGAATTGGCAGGTGATCGCCGACGCCAAGGCGCGTGCGGGCGAGGCCGTGTCGACGGCCGAAATGGTGGCCCTGACGCTTGCCCACGACCGGCCGATCCTGCCCGCCCCGCACCAGATCGTGCAGGAGCTTTGGAAGACGGTGGTGGACACGCCGACCACATCGCGGCGCAGCCTGGTCTTCCACGGGTCGGTCACCCTGTCCTCGGCCATGGCGGGGTTCGCCATCGGCACGCTGCTGGGGATCGTGCTGGCGGTGCTGATCGTCCATGTGCGGTCGCTGGAAAAAAGCCTGCTGCCCTGGATCATCGCGTCCCAGACGGTCCCGATCCTGGCGGTGGCGCCGATCGTCATCGTGGCCCTGGGATCGGCCGGGTTCACCGGGCTTCTGCCCAAGGCGGTCATCTCGGCCTACCTGTGCTTCTTCCCCGTCACCATCGGCATGGTGAAGGGGCTGACCTCGCCCGACGTGCTGGCCCGCGACCTGATGCGGACATATTCGGCGACGCGCTGGCAGACCTTCTGGAAGCTGCGCCTGCCGGCCTCGGTGCCGTTCCTGTTCGCCAGCCTCAAGGTCGCGGTCGCGATCTCCATCGTCGGCGCCATCGTGGGCGAGTTGCCCACCGGGGCGCAGGCGGGGCTGGGGGCGCGGCTGCTGGCGGGATCCTATTACGGCCAAACGGTCCAGATCTGGGCCGCCCTGTTCGCGGCGGCGATCCTGGCGTCGGTCCTCGTCGGCCTGATCGGCGGGGTGGAACGGGCCACGACCCGGTGGATGGGCGCACGGCCCGCAGATGGGCGGCCACAGGGGGGGCGGTCATGA
- a CDS encoding ABC transporter permease gives MSGAAMDGTAAAGAAAPRPMGGRFAPGTAPTLALTALVAAGSAVALSWVHAPGTAGQAGAGFWTYVLVLWALATWTVQRLTRLRATGRWSGRALGLAAPLAFGAFALVLWELVIAGFGVPVALMPAPSAIWARIVTSLPVLAADFVQTFVKAVLTGYAMGAVAGFVVAIAADRVPFLKRGLLPLGNFVAALPIVGIAPIMVMWFGFDWQSKAAVVVVMTFFPMLVNTVSGLSAAGSLERDLMRSYAAGYWQTLVKLRLPAALPFIFNALKINSTLALIGAIVAEFFGTPVVGMGFRISVEAARLALDMVWAEIAVAALAGSAFYGLVALAERAATFWHPSYRA, from the coding sequence ATGAGCGGTGCGGCCATGGACGGCACGGCCGCGGCCGGTGCGGCGGCACCGCGGCCGATGGGCGGCCGGTTCGCCCCCGGCACCGCGCCGACGCTGGCCCTGACCGCGCTGGTGGCCGCCGGTTCGGCCGTGGCGCTGTCGTGGGTGCATGCGCCGGGGACCGCCGGCCAGGCCGGTGCGGGTTTCTGGACCTATGTGCTGGTGCTGTGGGCGCTGGCCACCTGGACGGTTCAAAGGCTGACCCGTTTGCGCGCCACCGGCCGGTGGTCGGGGCGGGCACTTGGGTTGGCGGCGCCGTTGGCGTTCGGTGCGTTCGCGCTGGTTCTGTGGGAACTGGTCATTGCCGGCTTCGGCGTGCCGGTCGCGCTCATGCCGGCGCCCTCGGCCATCTGGGCGCGCATCGTCACGTCGTTGCCGGTCCTGGCGGCGGATTTCGTGCAGACCTTCGTGAAGGCGGTTCTGACCGGGTACGCGATGGGGGCCGTGGCCGGGTTCGTGGTGGCCATTGCCGCCGACCGGGTGCCGTTCCTCAAGCGCGGCCTGCTGCCCCTGGGGAACTTCGTGGCGGCCCTGCCCATCGTCGGCATCGCGCCCATCATGGTCATGTGGTTCGGCTTCGACTGGCAGTCGAAGGCCGCGGTCGTCGTGGTGATGACCTTTTTCCCGATGCTGGTGAACACGGTCTCGGGGTTGTCGGCGGCCGGCAGCCTGGAGCGCGACCTGATGCGGTCGTACGCGGCCGGCTATTGGCAGACGCTGGTGAAGCTGCGGCTGCCGGCGGCGCTTCCGTTCATCTTCAACGCGTTGAAGATCAATTCCACGCTGGCGCTGATCGGCGCCATCGTGGCCGAATTCTTCGGGACACCCGTGGTCGGCATGGGCTTCCGGATCTCGGTCGAAGCGGCGCGGCTCGCCCTCGACATGGTGTGGGCCGAGATCGCCGTCGCCGCCCTTGCCGGATCCGCGTTCTACGGCCTCGTGGCACTGGCCGAACGGGCCGCCACGTTCTGGCATCCGTCGTACCGGGCCTGA
- a CDS encoding ABC transporter substrate-binding protein, protein MRIKALLGSVLALGLSAGAANAQEKVTLQLKWVTQAQFAGYYVAKDKGFYKQAGLDVTVNPGGPDIAPPQVIAGNRADVIVDWMPSALASREKGVPLVNIAQPFKQSGMMLTCRAETGIKTPADLKDRTLGVWFAGNEYPFLSWMSKLGYKTDGSPGGVKVLKQGFNVDPLIQKQADCISTMTYNEYGQVLDAGFKPEQLVVFRYEDQGVATLEDGLYVLESRLSDPAFVNRMAKFVKASMQGWDYARKNPDEAAMIVLENDASGAQTEKHQKRMMGEIAKLLDTGNGKLDPADYERTVATLLAAGGEAPVITKKPANAWSHAVVDAIR, encoded by the coding sequence ATGCGGATCAAAGCATTGCTGGGAAGCGTCCTGGCGCTCGGCCTGTCGGCCGGCGCGGCGAACGCCCAGGAAAAGGTGACGCTGCAACTGAAATGGGTCACCCAGGCCCAGTTCGCCGGCTACTACGTCGCCAAGGACAAGGGCTTCTACAAGCAGGCCGGTCTCGACGTGACGGTCAACCCGGGCGGGCCCGACATCGCCCCGCCGCAGGTGATCGCCGGCAACCGCGCCGACGTCATCGTCGACTGGATGCCGTCGGCCCTCGCCAGCCGGGAAAAGGGCGTGCCGCTGGTCAACATCGCCCAGCCGTTCAAGCAGTCCGGCATGATGCTGACCTGCCGGGCCGAAACCGGCATCAAGACGCCGGCCGACCTGAAGGATCGCACGCTGGGCGTCTGGTTCGCGGGCAACGAGTACCCGTTCCTGTCGTGGATGTCGAAGCTCGGCTACAAGACCGACGGCTCGCCCGGCGGGGTCAAGGTGCTGAAGCAGGGGTTCAACGTCGACCCGCTGATCCAGAAGCAGGCCGACTGCATCTCGACCATGACCTACAACGAGTACGGGCAGGTGCTCGACGCCGGCTTCAAGCCCGAGCAACTGGTCGTCTTCCGGTACGAGGACCAGGGCGTGGCCACGCTCGAGGACGGGTTGTACGTGCTGGAGAGCCGCCTGTCCGACCCGGCCTTCGTCAACCGCATGGCCAAGTTCGTCAAGGCGTCGATGCAGGGCTGGGACTACGCCCGCAAAAACCCGGACGAAGCGGCGATGATCGTGCTGGAGAACGACGCGTCCGGCGCGCAGACGGAAAAGCACCAGAAGCGGATGATGGGCGAGATCGCCAAGCTGCTGGACACCGGCAACGGCAAGCTCGACCCCGCCGACTACGAGCGCACGGTCGCCACGCTGCTGGCGGCCGGCGGCGAAGCGCCGGTCATCACGAAGAAGCCGGCCAACGCCTGGTCGCACGCGGTGGTCGACGCCATCAGGTGA